GCGCGGGGTGACGTCCTTGGAACGGATCCGGGACCTTCTGGAAGAAAGGCCCGCGCTGCGGGATCCGCTTCACCCGGTGACCTTGCCGGTTGTGCGGGGACAGCTCCGGATTCGGAACCTCACCTTCACCTACCCTGGAACGCGGGAACCGGCGCTGAACGAAGTCTCCCTGGAAGCGGGCCGCGGGCTGCTCGGCATCGTGGGCCGGACCGGTTCGGGAAAATCCACCCTCTGCCGGCTGCTCGCCCGCCTGTACCCGATCCCTGACGGCACGTATTACGTGGACGGGATCGATGTGAACCGCCTCTCGGTCGACGCCGTGCGGAGGCAGATCGCTTATGTGCCGCAGAACGTGATCCTCTTTTCCGAAAGCATCGCTCAAAACATCGCGCTGGGCCGGCCCGAGGCTTCACGGGAAGAAATCGAATCGGTGGCCCGGGCCGCCGCCATCCACGAGGAGATCATGGCCATGGAAGAGGGCTACGACACGCGGGTGGGGGAACGGGGCGTGAGGCTTTCAGGCGGTCAACGGCAACGCATCGCCCTGGCCCGCGCCCTCCTCACCCGAAGGCCCATCCTCATCATCGACGACGGCCTTTCCGCCGTGGACATGGAAACGGAGTACGCGATCGTTCACTCGCTCCGGTCGTACCTGGAAGGGCGCACGTGCATTATCGTGTCCCACCGGGTCGCCCCGCTTTCCGATGCGGACGAAATAGTCATTTTGGAGGCGGGGCGGGTCGCGGCCCGTGGAACACACCGCCGGTTGTTGGAAACCAACGGGTTTTACGCCGCCATCGCTCGACACCAGGCAGCCCGCCGGACGGCGGACGGCGCCTGACCGTCCCGGGGAACCGCTCATGCATTACGGTTATGGATACTTCGAAGAAGAACGCTTGGGGCAGATCGGCGATGTCGGCCTGTGGCGGCGGATCCTGAGCTATGTAAAGCCTTACTGGAAAGCGGTCCTGGCGGCGATCTTGCTGGCTCTGCTCATTTCGGCCGCCGCCCTGAGTCTTCCGTACCTGGTTCGGATCGGGATCGATGCATACATCGTCAACGCCGATCCGACCATGGAAGAACGGCTCCGCGGCCTCGCTCACCTCGCCTTGATATTCGCCGCCCTGATGCTGCTCGAATTCACCACCAACTTCCTCCAGGTGATGCTCCTGGAACGAACCGGACAGCAGGTCATGCATGAAATCCGCCAGGACCTTTTCGGGCATGTACTGGACCTGGACCTGGCCTTCTTCAATCGAAACCCTGTGGGCAAACTGGTCACGCGGCTCACAAACGACGTCCAGAACATGCACGAAATGTTCACCTCCGTGATCGTGACCCTCTTCAACGACGCCGCCAAGATCATCGCCATCCTCGCAATCATGTTCTGGATGCACTGGGAACTGACCCTGATATTGAGCCTGCTCCTGCCGGTCATGGTTTTGAACGCCGTGGTTTTCAGCCGGTACGCCCGGGAAGCCTTTCGGGCCATCCGCACGCAGCTGGCGCGGATCAATGCCTTTCTCGAGGAAGTCCTTTCGGGGATCACCATCCTGCAGATCTTTTCCCGCGAAAGGGATACAGAAACCCGCTTCCGCCAACTCAACCAGAACTACCTGGACGCCACACTCCATCAGATCCGAGTGTTCGGTGTTTTCGTCCCCCTGATCGAAGTGCTCAGTTCCACGGCCACGGCCGTCATCATCTGGTACGGTGGGCGGGAAATCCTCCACGGGCGGATGACTCTCGGTATTCTGGTGGCCTTCCTTTCCTACATGAGGCTTTTTTTTCAGCCGCTTCGGGAACTTTCCGCCAAGTATTCCATCATCCAGTCCGCCATGGCCTCCGCCGAAAGGATTTTTCAGCTGCTCGAAACCCAAGGCACTGTTCTTCCGCCGAAGACCCCGATGACACTCCCTGATCTTCGGGGCGCCATCACCTTTCGGGATGTGACCTTCGGCTACAAACCGTCCCAGCCGGTGGTCGACCGCTTGAACTTCCAGG
This is a stretch of genomic DNA from Desulfoglaeba alkanexedens ALDC. It encodes these proteins:
- a CDS encoding ABC transporter ATP-binding protein, with product MHYGYGYFEEERLGQIGDVGLWRRILSYVKPYWKAVLAAILLALLISAAALSLPYLVRIGIDAYIVNADPTMEERLRGLAHLALIFAALMLLEFTTNFLQVMLLERTGQQVMHEIRQDLFGHVLDLDLAFFNRNPVGKLVTRLTNDVQNMHEMFTSVIVTLFNDAAKIIAILAIMFWMHWELTLILSLLLPVMVLNAVVFSRYAREAFRAIRTQLARINAFLEEVLSGITILQIFSRERDTETRFRQLNQNYLDATLHQIRVFGVFVPLIEVLSSTATAVIIWYGGREILHGRMTLGILVAFLSYMRLFFQPLRELSAKYSIIQSAMASAERIFQLLETQGTVLPPKTPMTLPDLRGAITFRDVTFGYKPSQPVVDRLNFQVAPGETLAVVGATGAGKTTLINLLERFYDPDAGEISIDGADLKKLNPAWLRRQIGLVMQDIFIVPGTLKENILLDRSLTDDALNRIIHEAQLTGLVNRLPQGPETRIGEGGIDLSAGEKQLLAFARVLARNPRILVLDEATSNVDSETEMLIEKAIASTLAGRTSIVIAHRLSTIRRADRILVMNRGRIVEEGTHTALMAQQGLYHHLQSLQFRTADLEPGAAAREP